One genomic segment of Styela clava chromosome 3, kaStyClav1.hap1.2, whole genome shotgun sequence includes these proteins:
- the LOC120343313 gene encoding uncharacterized protein LOC120343313 — protein MMCNSLFLLLIAGSSLAKISPNSEDTCDDISHNFDLTLTSEQDLRMQLEEKLTLLLMNNFDGDLVINTQIFENVARTNLNHTTTDRDDTTDNNVEYSSSASSNDVTTDPFYSRTNLITEKTELSTKKEITTALTKYTDWEWPRSTDKLITTDKDDIGDVVTTDTDLTLLQSSTLTTLVDRNEGSSHSDLPEDCTNMQKKNAKTKNATGGVFNIYPEPNESSIEVYCDLVID, from the exons ATGATGTGTAATTCTTTGTTCCTGTTGCTTATTGCGGGATCAAGTCTCG CAAAAATATCGCCAAACTCAGAAGATACCTGTGATGACATATCACACAATTTTGACTTGACG TTAACCAGCGAACAAG ATTTGCGAATGCAGTTGGAAGAAAAGCTTACATTATTGTTAATGAATAATTTTGACGGAGATCTTGTAATAAAcactcaaatatttgaaaatgttgcACGCACCAACCTAAATCATACAACTACAGATAGAGATGATACCACCGACAATAATGTTGAATATTCTAGTTCCGCGTCTTCTAATGATGTCACAACTGATCCGTTTTATTCAAGGACAAATTTGATAACAGAGAAAACTGAATTGAGTACAAAGAAGGAAATTACGACag CACTTACGAAATATACCGACTGGGAATGGCCGAGAAGTACCGACAAATTGATAACAACCGACAAAGATGATATTGGAGATGTGGTGACCACTGACACGGATTTAACTCTTCTTCAGTCTTCCACTTTAACTACTCTCGTTGATAGGAATGAAGGAAGCTCACATTCAG ATTTACCCGAGGATTGTACAAACATGCAAAAGAAAAACGCGAAAACTAAAAACGCTACTGGTGGagtatttaatatttatcctgAACCAAACGAAAGTTCCATTGAAGTTTATTGTGATCTCGTCATCGACTGA
- the LOC120343311 gene encoding uncharacterized protein LOC120343311, with translation MSVTIQSQASSNCPRNEVIHLHPQHKSVFVHGYGGSSESAEHQAHILSSYIYDESLNIDPKIAVIPNEAQRFNASCAKATTHLLDYIKKIARGEQSSKSNGDECVELLVYCHSNGAKPVQKALTPEKLTELCKKENIPEMEIDNLMRRIRKKIVVISFGGVTYIPGNYAKIVMNFCSTSDYFSQFCHFMEVGKQPKDDEANPKIYVRDPAMPEREREVSAGIWEYFPTVSTVSGAAKDPVYSIPP, from the exons atGAGTGTAACAATTCAAAGTCAAGCTTCTTCAAATTGTCCACGAAATGAAGTAATTCATTTACATCCCCAACACAAAAGTGTGTTTGTTCACGGATATGGAGGATCATCCGAAAGTGCTGAACATCAAGCACATATCCTCAGCTCGTACATTTACGACGAATCACTCAATATCGACCCAAAGATTGCGGTCATTCCTAACGAAGCACAACGTTTCAATGCTTCTTGCGCTAAAGCAACCACTCATCTGTTAGATTATATAAAGAAAATTGCAAGAGGCGAACAAAGTTCAAAGAGCAACGGGGATGAATGTGTTGAGCTGCTGGTGTATTGCCACAGTAACGGTGCGAAACCAGTTCAGAAGGCTCTTACTCCTGAAAAGCTTACAGAATTATGCAAGAAGGAAAATATCCCTGAAATGGAAATAGACAATTTAATGAGAAGAATAAGAAAGAAAATTGTCGTGATTTCGTTTGGAGGAGTGACTTACATTCCGGGAAACTATGCCAAG ATTGTCATGAATTTTTGTTCAACAAGCGACTATTTTAGCCAGTTTTGTCATTTTATGGAAGTTGGAAAGCAACCGAAAGATGACGAGGCAAATCCGAAAATTTATGTGAGAGATCCTGCAATGcccgagagagagagagaggttTCTGCTGGAATATGGGAATATTTCCCAACAGTTAGCACTGTCTCGGGGGCGGCCAAAGAT CCTGTTTACTCTATTCCCCCATGA